The following are from one region of the Methanospirillum hungatei genome:
- a CDS encoding chemotaxis protein CheW: MTTDKGILHRLLLFALGDGLYGAQVSYIREIVPDQEKIPLPGAPDFIPGIIHIRSEVVKVIDIRRIIPLGKDRLKKKIIVFVPEDTNATRFGILVDDVFGIMEVPDNVVSHLDRSDSKIQNNFMLGFLKISLDTFLHQNGRQYAAGGDDVVWIDFEDLIRTIIDGNQAETLVFRLTALFNPEYLLSGEWKKHTGKKK; the protein is encoded by the coding sequence ATGACAACTGATAAGGGAATTCTTCACCGGTTATTACTATTTGCACTTGGTGACGGACTATATGGGGCACAGGTCTCCTATATCCGGGAGATTGTGCCGGATCAGGAGAAAATTCCACTCCCTGGTGCACCGGACTTCATTCCAGGAATAATTCATATCCGTTCTGAAGTGGTAAAAGTCATTGATATCAGAAGAATCATACCCCTGGGGAAAGATCGTCTGAAAAAAAAGATCATTGTTTTTGTCCCTGAGGATACCAACGCAACCAGGTTTGGTATCCTTGTAGACGATGTGTTTGGAATTATGGAAGTTCCAGATAACGTGGTATCTCATCTAGATCGGTCTGACAGTAAAATCCAGAACAATTTCATGCTCGGATTTCTGAAAATATCTCTCGACACTTTTCTGCATCAGAATGGGAGACAATATGCAGCTGGTGGTGATGACGTTGTCTGGATTGATTTCGAAGACCTAATACGAACTATTATTGATGGAAATCAAGCCGAAACACTTGTGTTTCGGCTCACGGCACTATTCAACCCTGAATATTTGTTATCAGGGGAATGGAAGAAACATACTGGGAAAAAAAAGTAA
- the brxD gene encoding BREX system ATP-binding protein BrxD — protein sequence MLAPEPIEPVVLESIGIMNALRRGTVPATGLSRFSVGLESEEQAIRDQLRLVARSGADMKAVRGEYGSGKTFLISRALEIAREEGFVTARTTISPTTPLYKLSTIYSRTAGSLVAGGEENALRSLIDGWLYGIEERVTNRAGTPGDDPEIQKNLIYSEIEKALSDISELHVALAAVIRTYYLAVEQGDFKTAQAAVGWLAGEPQIGRAIKQQAGIKGEVDESSVISFMQALARIARGAGYQGCALALDELEITQSLPRNLRERGYRNLVQIIDALDGGQLPHWFIIIAGTPLLYDGTRGMKSVAPLYERIGQVPEHGGFPNPRQTQIVLQPFDARKLEEVALRVISVYVAAYGEVDRTRISHRFIRTMVDRVCSHFGGRIDVMPRIFLREFVDILDKCDLYPDFDPMSGYDIQPESLEPVLTEEEKAVLRISW from the coding sequence ATGCTGGCCCCTGAACCTATTGAGCCTGTTGTTCTGGAGAGTATTGGGATTATGAATGCTCTTCGTCGGGGCACTGTCCCAGCAACAGGTCTCTCACGGTTTTCTGTCGGTCTTGAATCTGAGGAGCAGGCAATACGGGATCAACTCAGACTTGTTGCACGTTCGGGCGCTGATATGAAAGCAGTACGGGGTGAATATGGTTCTGGAAAAACCTTCCTTATCTCCCGTGCTCTTGAGATAGCAAGAGAAGAAGGATTTGTTACTGCCCGGACCACGATATCTCCGACCACTCCTCTGTATAAATTAAGCACTATTTATAGCAGAACGGCCGGATCACTTGTCGCTGGAGGGGAAGAAAACGCACTTCGCTCTCTGATTGATGGGTGGCTCTATGGAATTGAGGAACGGGTTACAAATCGGGCAGGTACTCCCGGAGATGATCCAGAAATTCAGAAAAATCTCATTTATTCAGAGATAGAAAAAGCCCTATCTGACATAAGTGAACTCCATGTTGCACTTGCAGCGGTCATCAGGACATATTATCTTGCAGTGGAACAGGGTGATTTTAAAACGGCCCAGGCAGCAGTAGGGTGGCTAGCTGGTGAACCACAGATCGGAAGAGCAATAAAACAACAGGCAGGGATCAAAGGTGAAGTGGATGAGTCCTCGGTCATTTCGTTTATGCAGGCACTTGCCAGAATTGCACGTGGTGCCGGATATCAGGGATGTGCCCTGGCCCTCGATGAACTTGAGATCACGCAAAGTCTTCCCCGGAATCTTCGTGAGAGAGGGTATCGCAATCTTGTTCAGATAATTGATGCACTTGACGGAGGTCAGCTTCCTCACTGGTTCATCATTATTGCAGGGACTCCCTTGTTGTATGATGGTACCAGAGGTATGAAGTCAGTAGCCCCTCTCTATGAGCGTATTGGTCAGGTTCCGGAGCATGGGGGATTTCCAAATCCCAGACAGACCCAGATTGTGCTACAACCGTTTGATGCAAGGAAACTTGAAGAAGTCGCACTCAGGGTTATCAGTGTATATGTGGCTGCATATGGAGAGGTAGATAGAACTCGTATTTCACACCGGTTTATCAGGACCATGGTGGATAGAGTCTGTAGTCATTTTGGGGGAAGAATAGATGTGATGCCACGGATCTTTCTTCGCGAATTCGTGGATATCCTGGACAAATGTGATCTATACCCTGACTTTGATCCGATGAGTGGGTATGATATTCAACCTGAGTCACTTGAACCAGTTTTGACTGAAGAAGAAAAAGCGGTATTGAGGATCAGTTGGTAG
- the hisD gene encoding histidinol dehydrogenase has protein sequence MNWSPVTLDDWLVRQKNTLDEVKGAVESIINEVRSRGDAALLDYAEKFDKIRPDAVRLSERDWDAAYESVSPDIAEALSEAYARISRFHELQKRDDFWMVETEPGVTLGVKTTPLSRIGIYVPGGRASYPSTALMCAIPAKVAGVETVVCCTPPPVNPLTIVACDIAGVDEIYQTGGAQAVAAMAYGTESIAPVEKIVGPGNQFVTAAKMMVRDTAEIDFPAGPSEIAIIADDHARSDFIAADILAQSEHDPLAASILITTSEQVARDVGKYIEQLTADAERKEIITQSLRRSGYLLVKDIDEAADAVNRIAPEHLAIQVQDSLSILGKIKNAGSIFIGPYAAVACGDYASGTNHVLPTAGNARYYSGLNVAHFTKTSTIQMIDREGLEMIGDIVETIADAEGLRSHADSVRIRRT, from the coding sequence ATGAACTGGAGTCCGGTAACGCTAGATGACTGGCTTGTCAGACAAAAAAATACCCTTGATGAGGTAAAAGGTGCTGTCGAGTCAATAATTAACGAGGTCAGATCCCGGGGAGATGCGGCGCTGCTGGATTATGCTGAAAAATTTGACAAAATACGGCCTGATGCAGTCAGACTCAGCGAGCGAGACTGGGATGCAGCATATGAATCTGTATCCCCTGACATTGCTGAAGCATTATCAGAAGCATATGCACGAATAAGCAGGTTTCACGAGCTGCAAAAACGTGATGATTTCTGGATGGTGGAAACTGAACCAGGAGTCACACTTGGAGTGAAAACAACCCCGCTCTCACGGATTGGGATTTATGTCCCGGGGGGGAGAGCCAGTTATCCCTCAACTGCTTTGATGTGTGCCATTCCTGCAAAAGTAGCCGGAGTCGAAACGGTCGTCTGCTGCACACCACCTCCAGTCAATCCACTTACCATCGTTGCCTGTGATATTGCCGGAGTTGATGAAATTTACCAGACCGGAGGAGCACAAGCAGTAGCTGCGATGGCATATGGTACTGAGAGTATTGCTCCTGTTGAAAAAATTGTAGGCCCAGGTAACCAGTTCGTGACCGCTGCAAAGATGATGGTCCGTGATACTGCAGAGATAGACTTTCCTGCAGGACCATCTGAAATTGCAATTATTGCCGACGACCATGCACGATCAGATTTTATCGCCGCAGATATCCTTGCCCAGTCAGAACACGATCCCCTTGCTGCATCAATACTTATCACAACAAGTGAACAGGTTGCCAGGGATGTTGGTAAATATATTGAACAATTGACTGCAGATGCTGAAAGAAAAGAGATTATCACCCAATCACTCAGGCGGTCCGGATACCTTCTCGTGAAAGATATAGATGAAGCAGCAGATGCCGTAAACAGAATCGCTCCAGAACATCTCGCCATTCAGGTCCAGGACTCACTCTCCATCCTTGGAAAAATTAAAAACGCTGGTTCCATCTTCATTGGCCCATATGCAGCGGTCGCATGCGGTGATTATGCATCAGGAACAAACCACGTCCTCCCCACCGCAGGAAACGCCAGATATTACTCAGGTCTTAATGTCGCTCACTTTACCAAAACATCTACCATCCAGATGATCGACAGAGAAGGTCTTGAGATGATTGGTGATATCGTCGAAACAATTGCAGATGCAGAGGGTTTACGATCCCATGCGGACTCAGTCCGGATCAGGCGGACATAA
- the fdhF gene encoding formate dehydrogenase subunit alpha, with amino-acid sequence MKYVQTTCPYCGTGCSFNLVVDKGIVTGVAPYQRSPVNEGKLCPKGTYAHQFINSPDRLKKPLIKKDGKFVEASWDEALKLVAEKFRSYKPDECACLASARVSNEDNYAMMKFARGVLKTKHIDHCARLCHASTVAGLANIFGSGAMTNSIGDIAESKCVFIIGSNTFECHPLIGRRVMQAKAKGAKFIYADPRYTPTGKQADLYLQFRSGTDVALMNGMMQEIIRNGWENKEFIQNRCNGFDDLKKEVMKDDYSLENVSKITGVPAEKIKTAAEWFAKSGASAILYSMGITQHTTGVDNVKSCGNLQMLTGNLGRPGTGVNALRGQNNVQGACDMGCLPVVYTAYQKVIDEAAQKKFADAWKFPDGIAKGENGYEVTTLMNVLTEKPGEIKCLYIMGENPMISDPDLTHVEHALKTLDFLVVQDIFLNETTEFADVVLPAACYAEKDGTQTSTERRVQMWRKAQDPPGEAKGDWEIIASIAAKMGYGAQFPWKTSEDVFKEMATLTPSYGGMTYERLNRPEALHWPCPAQDHPGTPILHGEKFGMPDGKGLMTGIPFKWPQEVPDNEYPFVLTTGRSIWQWHTGTMTRRSASLEREEPTGWVEINTDDAKKLGVVDKEKVKAKTRRGEITITARVTPDIMPGVVFIPFHYVECAANVLTINALDPIAKIPESKACAVKIEKIAEAK; translated from the coding sequence ATGAAGTATGTTCAGACGACCTGCCCGTACTGCGGAACCGGATGTTCATTTAATCTGGTCGTAGACAAAGGGATTGTAACCGGGGTTGCACCCTATCAGCGTTCTCCGGTGAATGAAGGAAAATTATGTCCGAAAGGGACCTATGCCCACCAGTTTATCAACAGCCCTGACCGATTGAAAAAACCACTCATCAAAAAAGATGGGAAATTTGTCGAGGCTTCCTGGGATGAAGCACTCAAACTTGTTGCTGAAAAGTTTAGGTCCTATAAACCAGACGAGTGTGCCTGTCTTGCCTCCGCCAGGGTATCAAATGAAGATAATTATGCAATGATGAAGTTTGCCCGTGGAGTGCTCAAAACAAAACACATCGATCACTGTGCCCGTCTGTGCCATGCATCCACGGTAGCAGGCCTTGCAAATATCTTCGGGTCCGGTGCAATGACAAACTCGATCGGTGATATCGCAGAATCCAAATGTGTGTTCATTATCGGTTCAAACACCTTTGAATGCCACCCGCTTATTGGTCGCCGGGTTATGCAGGCAAAGGCAAAGGGTGCAAAGTTCATCTATGCCGACCCCAGGTATACTCCGACCGGAAAACAGGCTGACCTGTACCTTCAGTTCAGGTCAGGTACCGATGTTGCCCTGATGAATGGGATGATGCAGGAGATCATCAGGAATGGCTGGGAAAACAAGGAGTTTATCCAAAACCGATGTAACGGGTTTGATGATCTGAAAAAAGAGGTCATGAAGGATGACTACAGCCTTGAGAATGTGTCAAAGATAACTGGTGTTCCAGCTGAAAAGATCAAGACTGCTGCAGAATGGTTTGCAAAATCCGGGGCGAGTGCAATTCTTTACTCTATGGGTATCACCCAGCACACCACCGGAGTTGACAATGTCAAGTCCTGTGGAAACCTGCAGATGCTGACCGGAAATCTCGGACGACCAGGAACCGGTGTGAATGCACTTCGTGGACAGAACAATGTACAGGGTGCCTGTGACATGGGATGTCTTCCGGTGGTCTACACGGCGTACCAGAAGGTTATCGATGAAGCAGCCCAGAAGAAGTTTGCAGATGCATGGAAGTTTCCTGATGGGATTGCAAAAGGTGAGAACGGATACGAAGTCACGACGTTGATGAATGTCCTGACAGAAAAGCCGGGAGAGATAAAGTGTCTCTATATCATGGGCGAAAATCCGATGATCTCAGATCCTGACCTGACTCATGTGGAGCATGCACTCAAAACTCTTGACTTCCTGGTTGTCCAGGATATCTTCCTGAATGAGACGACAGAGTTTGCAGATGTTGTTTTGCCGGCAGCCTGTTATGCAGAGAAGGATGGAACCCAGACTTCCACCGAACGCAGGGTTCAGATGTGGAGAAAAGCTCAGGATCCACCAGGAGAAGCAAAAGGTGACTGGGAGATCATCGCATCCATTGCTGCTAAGATGGGGTATGGTGCCCAGTTCCCCTGGAAAACTTCAGAAGATGTGTTCAAGGAGATGGCAACGCTTACTCCGTCCTATGGCGGGATGACCTATGAGCGTCTGAACCGGCCTGAAGCACTTCACTGGCCGTGCCCGGCCCAGGATCATCCGGGAACACCGATTCTCCATGGAGAGAAGTTCGGTATGCCTGATGGAAAGGGTCTCATGACTGGTATTCCGTTCAAATGGCCCCAGGAAGTTCCAGACAATGAATACCCGTTTGTGCTGACCACCGGACGTTCCATCTGGCAGTGGCATACCGGCACTATGACCCGCCGGTCTGCAAGTCTTGAGCGTGAAGAACCAACCGGATGGGTTGAGATAAACACTGATGATGCGAAGAAACTTGGTGTCGTAGATAAGGAGAAAGTAAAAGCGAAAACAAGACGAGGAGAGATAACCATCACTGCACGGGTGACACCGGATATTATGCCAGGTGTTGTGTTCATACCGTTCCACTATGTAGAATGCGCCGCAAATGTCCTGACCATCAATGCTCTGGACCCGATTGCAAAAATTCCCGAGTCCAAAGCCTGTGCGGTGAAGATTGAGAAGATTGCGGAGGCGAAGTAA
- a CDS encoding tetratricopeptide repeat protein has product MSTKGEMNQDRMYTTLNPMIEAIFCKATECQMKGDFADALLLYKEIVGKEPNNVRAFQSIADVLDHMGNHDEALVWYDRALEYDPNNAETWYNKGMTLRKTGCQEEGLSCIRKGISLAMNAPSPRFRVE; this is encoded by the coding sequence ATGTCAACAAAGGGAGAAATGAATCAGGACCGGATGTATACCACGCTTAATCCAATGATTGAAGCGATTTTTTGTAAAGCCACTGAATGCCAGATGAAAGGTGATTTTGCTGACGCTCTTTTGTTATACAAAGAAATTGTCGGGAAAGAACCGAATAATGTCCGTGCATTTCAGAGTATTGCTGACGTTCTGGATCATATGGGTAACCATGATGAAGCTCTTGTGTGGTATGACCGGGCACTCGAGTATGATCCGAACAATGCCGAAACCTGGTATAACAAAGGTATGACTCTTCGAAAGACAGGTTGTCAGGAAGAGGGACTTTCCTGCATCAGAAAAGGAATATCTCTTGCGATGAATGCTCCTTCTCCCCGGTTCAGAGTAGAATAA
- a CDS encoding chemotaxis protein CheW — MNAYINYQQRIIMATYSVDAQAAVEQEGPAIQAPVQTLSRIRTKGAGTVQVVEFILGNELFAIDLFDTREVITQTEVTPLPNTPPYLRGIIDLRGMITTIIDLKDLMHITTEASGKKKSRIIVLDRSITEKPIGILVDDVFSVTTYGQEDIDKENTSSQKTHRDIIGVIRKKTKSVGEKDKNGLVVWLDIRTMIEKIAADL; from the coding sequence ATGAATGCATACATCAACTATCAGCAGAGGATAATCATGGCGACCTATAGTGTAGATGCTCAGGCAGCCGTAGAACAAGAAGGACCTGCAATTCAGGCCCCCGTACAGACATTATCACGGATCAGAACAAAAGGGGCAGGAACAGTACAGGTTGTTGAGTTCATCCTTGGAAATGAACTCTTTGCAATTGATCTTTTTGACACCAGGGAAGTAATAACCCAGACAGAAGTGACACCCCTCCCGAATACCCCTCCATACCTGAGGGGAATAATTGATCTTCGTGGTATGATCACCACAATAATTGATTTGAAAGACCTGATGCATATTACAACAGAAGCTTCAGGAAAGAAGAAGTCGCGAATAATTGTTCTTGATCGATCAATTACAGAGAAACCAATAGGGATTCTTGTTGATGATGTCTTTTCGGTTACAACGTATGGTCAGGAAGATATAGACAAAGAAAATACCTCATCACAAAAGACTCATCGTGACATTATTGGTGTTATCCGGAAAAAGACAAAATCTGTTGGTGAAAAAGATAAGAACGGATTGGTTGTCTGGCTTGATATCCGAACCATGATTGAAAAGATTGCCGCAGATCTATAA
- a CDS encoding Coenzyme F420 hydrogenase/dehydrogenase, beta subunit C-terminal domain produces the protein MGLFESKPAVKAGEMVYAWTTEDKIAQKAECGGAVTGLLKYALANKMVDAVLAVQRGQDIYDAVPTIVTDPDKLAGTAGSLHCGTLLLAKVVQKFQKGSPDKKLAVTVKGCDLMALHELAKRKGVNLSNLLLIGVNCGGTVSPVKARSMIKEVYDVDPNLVHKEEIDKGQFIIEYEGGHKGISIDELEDGGYGRRSNCRRCLYKVPRQADLACGNWGVIGDKAGKATFVEVCSDKGADLLQKAVKGGAIATAPADPKGIEIRKKVEGAMVKLGQKWRKKDFTSLKADLWNKIAEETSRCIKCYSCIENCPVCMPVSNNGVETKSLMVEQGALPPSPMFHMRRFAHISDSCVNCGQCEELCAMDIPLALFSHAIRSEADLAFEPKLGKPDYSN, from the coding sequence ATGGGACTTTTTGAATCAAAACCTGCCGTCAAGGCTGGTGAAATGGTTTATGCATGGACGACTGAGGACAAGATTGCACAAAAGGCAGAATGTGGTGGTGCGGTCACAGGTCTCTTAAAATATGCCCTTGCCAACAAAATGGTGGATGCCGTTCTTGCTGTGCAGAGAGGACAGGATATTTATGATGCGGTTCCGACCATCGTCACTGATCCAGACAAGCTTGCCGGAACTGCCGGTTCCCTGCATTGTGGAACGCTCCTGCTTGCAAAAGTGGTTCAAAAGTTCCAGAAGGGTTCACCAGACAAAAAACTTGCCGTTACCGTTAAAGGCTGTGATCTCATGGCGCTCCATGAACTCGCAAAACGCAAAGGGGTGAACCTCTCTAACCTGCTTCTCATCGGGGTGAACTGTGGTGGTACCGTCTCCCCGGTCAAGGCCAGATCAATGATAAAGGAGGTCTATGATGTGGATCCGAACCTTGTCCACAAAGAGGAGATAGACAAGGGTCAGTTCATCATCGAATATGAAGGGGGGCATAAGGGGATCTCGATAGATGAACTGGAAGATGGCGGCTATGGGCGACGGTCCAACTGTCGCCGATGCCTGTACAAAGTGCCCCGTCAGGCTGATCTTGCATGTGGTAACTGGGGAGTCATCGGCGATAAGGCCGGGAAAGCAACTTTTGTTGAAGTTTGCAGTGACAAGGGTGCAGATCTCCTGCAAAAAGCCGTAAAGGGTGGTGCTATTGCAACTGCTCCGGCTGATCCCAAGGGAATTGAGATCAGAAAGAAGGTTGAGGGTGCGATGGTGAAACTTGGTCAGAAGTGGCGGAAAAAGGACTTTACCTCACTCAAGGCTGATCTCTGGAATAAAATTGCAGAGGAGACGTCCCGGTGTATCAAGTGTTACTCCTGTATTGAGAACTGCCCGGTCTGTATGCCTGTTTCGAATAACGGAGTTGAGACGAAATCGCTCATGGTCGAGCAGGGTGCACTGCCCCCGTCACCCATGTTCCATATGAGACGGTTTGCCCATATTTCAGATTCATGCGTCAACTGTGGTCAGTGTGAGGAGCTATGTGCTATGGATATTCCGCTGGCATTGTTCTCTCATGCGATCAGGAGTGAGGCTGATCTCGCTTTTGAGCCAAAACTTGGAAAACCAGATTATTCCAATTAA
- a CDS encoding tetratricopeptide repeat protein, whose translation MINENAQKDAFGLFEKGRYAECLNIIHAIGTFQRDGPLRILEAVCLFETGLYEEAERCLRDLRICVPDLSEVCLYLGRILQVRGDDEARYAYSEAVRLDPDNPEGLRWYAKYVMDQNDYPAAVPVLTRLYTISDEIQDLSRLMHAFRKNKKPEYAVQAYLGNGSPSCCRIEYLSALVEAGRNSEILSEIKNPADCPDEEFTILITSLEQESPEKSDACILPHIISGCSKAAISAYIRLLIVQNRLKEAVGVWSTYLQNNPDPDYQVLIVPALAGLGDMTKAGELLENVLYPDPPPADTDKILSWLNLYRDIILEEGRDTQALIHKAGSVLHPAYLACAGLWSEDEGNYESARMYFQKAFRSDIVRGGLWYASHLERNSDSREWEKTITYILKNTSKIRDIELVTDTLFPKITRNLSLLRFFHGKLENLLVLLTSKGKSNYCNIAGILASEELSAGRYSQGMNLCLNALAEVPTHDIRTAEYLFSILMACKKPGLPMDYSRRDNTEKSKTTDKGPLISDLTPVEEAAYHYIRRHRVCSELDLRPICGTRRIAGLMNRLIRKISAEGWQIIMKDGMSESGEVYRYAGP comes from the coding sequence ATGATAAATGAGAACGCTCAAAAGGATGCATTTGGCTTATTTGAAAAAGGACGTTACGCTGAGTGTCTGAATATCATTCATGCAATAGGCACATTTCAGCGGGACGGACCTCTTCGCATTCTTGAGGCAGTGTGCCTTTTTGAAACCGGTCTTTATGAAGAGGCTGAACGGTGTCTTCGTGACCTGCGTATTTGTGTTCCGGATTTATCTGAAGTCTGTTTGTATCTGGGCAGAATTCTTCAGGTCAGGGGTGATGATGAGGCTCGTTATGCATATTCAGAAGCTGTACGTTTAGATCCGGACAATCCGGAAGGTCTTCGTTGGTATGCAAAGTATGTAATGGATCAGAATGACTATCCTGCAGCAGTCCCTGTTCTGACGAGGCTTTACACCATATCAGATGAAATACAGGATTTGTCACGGCTTATGCATGCTTTTCGAAAAAATAAAAAACCTGAATATGCAGTGCAGGCCTATCTTGGAAATGGAAGTCCATCCTGCTGTAGGATAGAATACCTTTCTGCCTTAGTAGAAGCTGGTAGGAACTCTGAAATTTTATCAGAGATAAAAAATCCTGCTGACTGTCCGGATGAAGAGTTTACTATTCTCATCACATCTCTTGAGCAGGAATCACCTGAAAAATCAGACGCATGTATACTTCCCCATATTATATCTGGGTGCAGTAAAGCAGCGATTTCTGCATACATCCGGCTTCTTATTGTACAAAACCGGTTGAAAGAAGCTGTGGGTGTATGGTCAACCTATCTCCAGAACAATCCTGATCCAGACTATCAGGTTCTCATTGTTCCAGCTCTTGCAGGACTTGGAGATATGACAAAAGCTGGAGAATTGCTTGAAAATGTCTTATACCCTGATCCTCCTCCTGCAGATACCGATAAAATCCTTTCATGGCTTAACCTGTATCGGGATATAATTCTGGAAGAAGGCAGAGACACACAGGCTCTGATTCATAAGGCAGGATCAGTTCTTCATCCGGCATATCTTGCCTGTGCCGGATTATGGTCCGAAGATGAAGGAAATTATGAATCTGCCCGGATGTATTTTCAAAAAGCATTTCGTTCAGATATTGTTCGTGGAGGGTTATGGTATGCATCTCACCTTGAACGAAATTCTGACTCGCGTGAATGGGAGAAGACAATAACCTATATCCTGAAAAATACCAGTAAAATCAGGGATATCGAGTTAGTTACTGATACCTTGTTTCCAAAGATAACTCGTAATCTCTCTCTTCTCAGGTTTTTCCATGGAAAACTGGAAAATCTTCTGGTCCTGTTAACAAGTAAAGGGAAAAGTAATTATTGTAATATTGCAGGGATTCTTGCCTCTGAAGAACTGTCTGCCGGCCGGTACAGTCAAGGCATGAATCTTTGTCTGAATGCCCTGGCAGAGGTTCCTACTCATGACATTCGAACGGCTGAATACTTGTTTTCCATTCTAATGGCCTGTAAAAAACCCGGACTTCCCATGGATTATTCCAGAAGAGATAATACTGAGAAGAGTAAAACGACAGATAAAGGCCCACTTATAAGTGATCTTACTCCTGTTGAAGAAGCTGCTTATCATTATATCCGCAGGCATCGGGTTTGTTCTGAACTCGATCTTCGTCCGATATGTGGGACTCGACGGATTGCCGGTCTGATGAATCGGCTGATTCGAAAAATTTCTGCAGAGGGATGGCAGATAATCATGAAGGATGGAATGAGCGAATCTGGTGAGGTGTATCGGTATGCTGGCCCCTGA
- a CDS encoding peptidase M50, which yields MHIWEKIPLHERRDLLVAWLALSAAFTLAMVWGQRLDPVIIGQFFIISLVTAGIAFIVHEMAHKFTAMKYGYWAEFQMNSMMLVVAVAMAALAGIVFAAPGATVIYGNYISREENGKISLAGPVSNLILIIPFAAMIFLGQTTGSAIIAIIGLVGVKVNAMIAAFNLLPIGPLDGAKILSWNPVIFAGVALIAFGILFGSLSGFI from the coding sequence ATGCATATATGGGAAAAAATACCCCTTCATGAAAGACGAGACCTTCTCGTCGCATGGCTTGCCCTTTCTGCTGCATTTACCCTTGCAATGGTCTGGGGGCAGCGATTAGATCCGGTTATCATTGGTCAGTTTTTTATAATCTCACTTGTAACGGCAGGTATTGCATTTATTGTCCATGAAATGGCACACAAATTTACTGCGATGAAGTATGGATACTGGGCTGAATTCCAGATGAACAGTATGATGCTTGTCGTAGCTGTCGCGATGGCAGCTCTTGCGGGTATTGTTTTTGCAGCACCAGGAGCTACCGTGATTTATGGGAACTATATTTCTCGGGAAGAAAATGGTAAAATATCACTCGCAGGGCCGGTTAGCAATCTTATTCTGATAATTCCCTTTGCAGCGATGATTTTTCTTGGCCAGACTACCGGATCAGCAATTATCGCAATCATCGGGCTTGTGGGTGTGAAAGTCAACGCTATGATCGCTGCATTTAACCTACTCCCAATCGGACCGCTCGATGGTGCCAAAATACTCAGTTGGAACCCGGTGATTTTTGCTGGTGTGGCACTCATTGCCTTCGGTATACTGTTTGGATCACTAAGCGGATTTATCTGA
- a CDS encoding chemotaxis protein CheW codes for MQDHLTLVEILLGKDHYLIDGDMVDRFVRPLTTISVYDAPPYIEGMAKWGEGMIPVINIAPLLGMDRADTKKHRTLIIHKGAVSETEMAVSVDDVFNVRTVLPSDIMPADISACEGMEEYVKGLIRLKIKTDETEEDLLLLYLNLYKMLTDLLRGKIARPAPDFYIWRWDTGIVTS; via the coding sequence ATGCAGGACCATCTGACACTTGTAGAGATTTTGCTCGGAAAAGATCATTACCTCATTGACGGAGATATGGTCGATAGGTTTGTCCGACCATTGACAACTATTTCAGTCTATGATGCTCCCCCTTATATCGAAGGTATGGCTAAATGGGGAGAAGGTATGATTCCGGTCATTAATATCGCTCCTCTTTTGGGGATGGACCGTGCAGACACAAAAAAACACAGGACACTCATCATTCACAAAGGAGCAGTAAGTGAGACTGAGATGGCAGTATCAGTTGATGATGTGTTTAATGTAAGGACAGTTCTCCCATCAGATATTATGCCGGCCGATATATCTGCCTGTGAAGGGATGGAAGAGTATGTAAAAGGACTCATCCGTCTGAAGATCAAAACTGATGAGACAGAGGAAGACCTTCTTTTGCTATACCTGAACCTCTATAAGATGCTCACTGATCTCCTACGAGGAAAAATTGCGCGTCCTGCACCTGATTTCTACATCTGGAGATGGGACACCGGGATTGTTACATCATAA